The genomic interval tggactggggctggtaggctgaggaaaagtccaactttacatagaggagtttacagagggctttgcagaactttgaggtgaactgaaccccccgatcagacacgatatgcagaggtaaatCGTGCAGGTGGAATATGTGTTGGATGAaggggttggccagtcgagaagcagaaggtagaccggtgaGCGGAACGAAATGAGCAATCTTTGagaattggtccaccaccacccagacatacTGCAtctagcagagggaggcaggtccgtgacaaagtccattgctatatgctgccagggagcattaggcacaggcagcggctggagcagaccagcaggtttaaagtgagcaaccttgttagccgcaCACACCGTGCGGGAAGAGACGAAGTCCACAAAATCTTtgggtagcatgggccaccagaaatgacgagtaatcatgtcttgggttttacgaacaccagcgtgcccagccagtttagagctgtgtcaccAGCGGAGAATTCCTCTCcagtctgccaaccaaacaaaagtcctcccctgagggatgtctctaacctgcaatggattggcagtgacaatgcaggacgggtctatgatactttgaagagactccaccatgtcatccgtctcaaatgacctggacagggcattggcccccacattcttgtcagcgggacggtagtggagcacaaattgaaaatgggtgaagaacagcaaccacctgtctTGACGGAGGTTTAgttgttgagccgactggagataggtgagattcttgtagtCAGGGTAACATCGggttggggtgagctgcgccctctagcagatgtctccactcctccagagccaatttgatggccagtagcacccgatccccaatagagtagatgcgctctgcagaagaaataggtctcgagtaatagccacatactactgcctttcctttggaattcctctggaacagaagtacaCCTGCAcccacagaagaagcgtccacctccaatgagatctgccgagacacatcaggatgatggaggatcaagtctgaagtgaaggctttcttgaggctattaaatgcagattctgcctctggagtccacaccttggcgttcacacccttcttggtaagggtagagatgggagccatcagcaattaaaagtttgggataaactgcctgtagaagttggcaaatcccaaaaacgctgtatggacctcagatcTTGAGAACGTGGCCCTTCCAGAACGGACTttgctttctcaggatccatcttgagaccttgatccgagatgatgtagcccaggaagggcagagaattattttcaaagacgcacttctccagcttggcatatagacaATTCttccttaatcgcagtagaacttgacggacatgcctccaatgagtcgtcggatctggggagaaaatcaaaatatcatcaagatagactacaacagagacatagaggagatctcggaagatatcattgacgaattcctgaaagaccACAGAagagttacacagtccgaagggcatcaccaggtattcgtagtgcccgtcttgggtgttgaacgccgtcttccactcgtcaccttgacggattcggatcaaattataagccccacgcaagtccaaTTTTGAAAAAACCCTGACTCCTCGTATATGGTAAAACAGTTCTGATAtatgtggcaacgggtatttgttcttgaccgtgatctggttgagatcaCGGTAATCAACGCAGGGTCgaagaaatctgtctttctttttaacgaagaagaacccggccccggccggggaggaagacattcatatgaaacccctctccaaattctccttgatatagatagacatggatagagtctctggaaaggagagagggtatacccatccacggggaggagaggcatttggaaccagttcaatggggcagtcatacgtccgatgtgggggcagcgtctcagcctccctctttctgaagacatctgcaaactgagcgaaatgagggggtaatcctgccaatgaggcagaggaggctggacaggatggatctgcaacagacagcgatcgagacatttggagccccattggagaacctctccggaattacagtccaggactggggcatgtagtcggagccaaggcagacccagcagaacaagATTGATTGCTTTGggaaaaacaagaaacaaaatcagttctgaatgaaggactccaacttggagcctcagtggcttggtctcagatacaattggatcgggcagaggcagtccattcaccgaggcaacagccaaagatgtctccagagaAACTGTGGgctactggagatgatccactagatccttttggatgaagtttgcagtggacctggagtccagataggcagaaacccagtgcgtcttctcgccggactctatggtcacaggaatggtcagcttggaattgaaccttttatttggtaccATTCCGCCTAGGGtcatctctccaaccaatcctaggcactggggtctctctggcctctggggacacaaacgcacaacatggcctaggaggccgcaatatagacaaagtcctgaagtgcgtttgcattgtctctcctgggtagacaatttggcccggtccatctgcataggctcctctggtgggatgactgaagaAGACAGTAGGGATTACTGGAAAGTAGAAGTaagcctaggaaatcctctctcctggagaacctcttgggaacgctcccggatctcaggtcaacccgggtggctagcaggatgagatcgtccagggtaggtgtCAGATAGGGAGAGGCCAGCTcatctttaatcccagaagacagtccctgccaggatgaggccaccaaggcctcgttgttccaggttagttcagCAGCCAGGGTTCAAaattgaatggcatactcgcccacagagaggtctccctggtgtagggtcagcagggatgcagcagcagaagaaactctcccaggttcctcaaatatcgaAGGGAAAGTCCataaaaagcactgcaagtcacgagtctctggtccctgatgtttccacagaggatttgcccatgccagggctttgccagtaaggagagaaatTATGAAGGCAATCCTAGCGTCATCAGAGGAGAAGGccgtggcatgtagtctgaagtggatctgacactgattcagaaatcccttGCAGGATCTcgcgtctccgtcatagcgtggaggtagcggtagGAAGCATAGGGGATTGGCACTAGTGCAGAAAGGagttgtagcaggaggaacagcaggaataggtaCTGTGACAACTGTGGCTtgagcaaccagccgatgtgcaatagcaTTCATTGACAGGAGTTGTTGATCTTGCCGTGAGTGAAGGTCTTGCATCTCTGCCAGCATGGTTTGTGTCGTCAAGGATTGACGTCAGGTTGACCAgcgaggtccatggcctgagcgtactgtcacggtctgtgggtatgtgcagGCCACTTTTCTAGAGTTTCAGGACGCACCAAATATTGAGACCAATCACATGTATGGTACAAAAAAAAGGACACATAGCTGTGATAAAAATTACATTCTAAATTTCTGATAtgtcttccaataatttctgtataaATACCGACTTtaaattaattcctgcaaaataaATTtagggtctaaatactcacttcattctcatgttcgattaacaaaaaaatctgtctttaaaatgacacatttgagaaaaaaaaaccaacattaaatttctttttttacttcttttcatGAATTATTATAACAAAACTGCAGTCGAAATAAttcataccttaaggggtgtagttttcataatggggtcacttatgggggtttctatcattctgacacctatgagctttTGCAAACTCTGCTTGGTGCAGAAAAACACAATGtagttcaaaatttataaaactaTTGATAAAAATGGAAGCCTCCTAAATtgctccaaattttttttttttaaattgctaacAAAATAGAgtaaaagagatggaaatatatatttaacaaaaaatgtttacagtatgtatgtttttttactAATTTTCATACATTTTTGTGTCTTTTACTTAATATACGCAAATCATAtcttctactactaccacctaaataaagtaaaacaatgtcagaattacttggatatgcaaaactataCCAAAGTTCCAAAATCAGTCtcggtcattaagtggttaatgAGGCCCCTCCCACCGCTGAATCCTATAAATTGAATGCTTCACCAATCATATTCTGCTCCCTGTGATGTCACCAGTCTCTGGGCAGATTTCTTCTATCACGTACGTTTAATCATTACTGCTCATCCCCCTGATATCTTTATATAACCATCACATACACATAATGCAGCATGAAGGGGCTCGGTGAAGGTGGCGGTGAAGGTGCGTAAGTGTCTGATGGGGTCACACAGCTCATAAAAGGACAGCTGCCCAGCCTCATAATCCAGACATATCCTGACTCTATCACTGGAGATCTGGTGAGGTAACGGGGTCATTTTACTGTCATATCTCACTGAACACTGATTATTATACCACACATCTCCACATAAACTCCAGGACTTGTTATTACCTCCAATGTATGACTGACACCCCCTCCTGTCTATACTGGGGTAACACATCCCGACCCTCCACCAATGTGATCCACTGATCTCAACATCCCAGTAATGTCGCCCTGAGGAAAATCTCCTGCCGCTTATCACCTGATTATAATCCCGGAATCTCTCCGCTGTTTCTGGATGATTCTGGATTATATTTGTACTGGCTGCAGTTTTCAGGTCGTCTGATATAAGGATATAATTACCAGCTGTGTTTACATCCAGTAATATGTCTGCAGGACCCTCCCCATAGATTAGATTTATACCTCGTATTATATTAGATAATGTGTGTGATATTTGCGAGAACCACTCCACACCCTGATCACCCCCATCATGTCCCCCCGTGTCCTCATCACCTCCCCCCTCCTCAGGATCATACAAGTCACCTGTGTCCTCATCCCCTTCCCCCTCCTCAGGACCATACAAGTCATCGGTGTCCTCATCACCTCCCCCCTCCTCTGGATCATACAAGTCACCTGTGTCCTCATCCCCTTCCCCCTCCTCAGGATCACACAAGTCACTTGTGTCCTCATCCCCTCCCCCCTCCTCAGGACCATACAAGTCATCGGTGTCCACATCACCTCCCCCCTCAGGATCATACAAGTCACCTGTGTCCtcatcccctcccctctcctcagGATCACACAAGTCACCTGTGTCTGGTCCCTGTAGGACAGTCAGTGGATCAGTCATGTTACACAGCTCCTCAATGACCCTCATCTTCCTGGACAGCTCGTCCTTCTCTATTTCCAGCTTCTGGATCACATCGGTCAGTGACAGTGACACCTGTTCTTCCTGCCTGGAGATCTCACTCCGGACCCTCTTCTCCAGGTCGTCCACCCGTCTCCTGATGTCTATAAACAGGGCAGTGACTTTCTCTTcttctcctgctgctttgttttgagcttttctcCTGCGCTCCTCCAAATTCTGGACTCTTTCCTCAGTCTTCTCTTTCTTTGTGTTTAgtttctgcagaacatttctcagcttcttcttcctctttataGATGCTTCTTGCAGCTTCTCCACCCGATGACCCCGATGTTCTTCTGCTGAACAATAAACACAGAtacaagcagcgtcctcagggcagTAATATTCCAGGATCTTCTTATGGACGGAACATTTTCTGTTCTCCAGGGAAGTGCTGGGTTCAGTTAGGACGTGTTCTGCTGCTTTGCTGTGAACTTTCATGTGATTATCGCACAGAGAAGCTTCACACAGCAGACAGGATTTAACAGCAGGTACAGGAGCGTGAATACAGTAAGTGCAGCAGATCCCGGTGATCTCCTCCTGACGTGGCTGAGTTGACAGGAAACGTTCTGCTACATTATGTAGATTTATGTTCCTCTGCAGTGCAGGCCGCTCCTGAAACTCTTCTCTACATTCAGGACAGGAATAAACTCCAGACCCGTCCTGTGTATTCAGGACCTGATCAATACAGACCCGGCAGAAGTTGTGTCCACATCTCAGGGTTACAGGATCTGTAAAAATGCTCAGACAGATGGAGCAGAACAGCTCGTCTCTCAGGTCAGCGGATGCCATGGCTTCAGGATTTATGAGAAAGGAAACTGAAAGTGTATTTTATAGGGCGTGTTCCAGCACATATGACATGGGATCTCAGGCGCTGGACCCTCATAATAAACATAACATCAATAATAAGTATAGCTAAAGACAAGGGATAAATGTGGATAAATAAGGCAgcagtatttatttatgggttacCTATAACAataacataaatatatatttaactcATAAAATACCATATTATTAAATCATAAATAACCAAATAGTCCAACCCATATTTAAATGGGCGACAACCCCACGAAAAGTTACCAccactatcttttttttttgttgggagGATGGGTGCTGCATACAATACTTTGGTCCAATTCTCACGCAATActcgcccattcaagtcaataggTTTGTGAAAAAAATCAGACAGCACATGCACGAGTGCGgcctgtttttcacaaatacagttaggtccagaattatttggacacaagttttggcactttagctgtttaccaaaacatattgaatacacagttatataatcaatatgggcttaaagtgcagactctcagctttaatatgatggtattcacatcctaatttgaggaagagtttaggaattgcagctctttaatatgtagctgcctcttttttaagggaccaaaggtaattggagaattatctcaaaagctgtttaatgggctgcatgagctattccctcgttaatccatcatcaattaagcaggtaaaaggtctggagttgattccaggtgtggcatttgcatttggaatctgttgctgtgaacccacaacatgaggtcaaaggagctctcaatgcaagtgaaacagaccatcattagacTGAAAAATatcaagaaatccatcagagagagagcacaaattttaggagtggccaaatcaacagtttggtacattcttgaaaaaaaaaagggcactggtgatcttgtgaactccaaaaggcctggacgttcacggaagacaacagtggtggatgatcgcagaaccctttgcatggtgaagaaaaaccccttcacaacatctacacaagtgaagaacactctcctggaagtaggtgtatcagtatctaagtctaccataaagagaagacttcatgagagcaaatacagagggttcaccacaaggtgcaaaccattaatcagcctccaaaatagaaaggccagattagactttgccaaacaacatctaaaaaagctgcccagttctggaacagcatgaaactaagatcaacctgtaccagaatgatgggaggaggaaagtatggagaaggcttggaacggcgcaTGATCCAAAGCAAACCACATCCTGTGTAAAACACGGTggaggcagtatgatggcatgCAGTGGCGCAGCTAAAGGGGTCGCAATGGACGCAGTTGGAACCGGGCCCCCGTTGCAACACAGCACTGGCCgcacttccaactgtatttgcgtcttcAGCACGCAGGTATAgttagttcaatgctggagcaaggagccggtgattccactaggagaagtccctgacttcactgtccatatatggacagtgacgtcaggagagagGTCCCCTACTCctcaagcggaatccccggcgctgtggccggtgattcccgctctaggagaagtccctgacttcgctgtccatatatggacagcgaagtcagggacttctcttggatcggaatcaccggccacagcgccaggGATTCCAGTTCAGAAGtcgctgatgtcaatgtccatatatggacagtgaagtcagggacttctcctagagcgTAATCACCGGCCACAGTGCCGGGGATTTCGCTACAGGAGTAGGGGAGCGCtctcctgaggtcactgtccatatatggtcagtgaagtcaggtgtaacgtctatggccacggtccgtcgttcggtcgttaatcTCGACGACCGTGGCCATGGACTTCTTACCTCGCTGCAGCGTCGTCCTACTGTGAGGCGCCGACACTCACTTCGGGTGTCTCCGGCGCGCGCGCGCccacgaccttaaagggccagtgcgcacatttttgcaggaagtctgcaatctagcccaggatgccctgggctataaaaagggctctgtcctctaGCTCTTTGCCAgaacgttgttcgttacccattgtttgtcgtgcttatggtctcccagtgtcttccagtttcccagtgtaccttgctcctttaTCCCATACCCTGGTTCAGTGCTacctagttctagtgccgtgctgtgctattgccgtgctgtgctacagtctacgcttgatctgctacgcctcacctgatgaCTTCCCgctgcctggtcctggacgtgcctgcctcgctactgcctacgattgcctcaggtaccctcgctgaactaattgaactctgtacttacctgtttagccagctgccatcccgctacacggtacggcccagtgggtccacaccccacatcgtgacagtacgctctggccatggactccgctggtcaattcaagggcttggcatTCTccgaagccatgcaggcggatctgctggatctccgagctaggcaggatcagctcctcgtggcagtggactctatggtgcagcagctagggacgctagttgcttctcttcctgcctctatgcaagtccttcaagTCGATCCTcttgttattcctcctggcagttcctgtccggatcctcagttctcgctgccattgccctctcagttcgatggagacgccagtgcttgtcgggggtttctgaaccaatgccatattcaTTTTACCCAGCACTCtcgagcatttccgtcagatggagccaagatccgtcagggacccgagacccgagattTTCAGGAGTTTGtgcgaatattccgaactgtttttgaggagcctgggcgagtctcatcggcagccactgccatcttcaaccttcgccaagaggacacctctgtgggcgagtatacgATCTAGTtctggactctggcaggagagctatcctggaacaatgaggccttcgtggcatcctattggcatggcctgtcatccgagatcaaggatgaactggctgctcgagacctgccttccgccttggacgacttgattctgcttgccactcgggtggacataaggctgagggaaagaTCTCAC from Rhinoderma darwinii isolate aRhiDar2 chromosome 3, aRhiDar2.hap1, whole genome shotgun sequence carries:
- the LOC142748642 gene encoding E3 ubiquitin/ISG15 ligase TRIM25-like, which gives rise to MASADLRDELFCSICLSIFTDPVTLRCGHNFCRVCIDQVLNTQDGSGVYSCPECREEFQERPALQRNINLHNVAERFLSTQPRQEEITGICCTYCIHAPVPAVKSCLLCEASLCDNHMKVHSKAAEHVLTEPSTSLENRKCSVHKKILEYYCPEDAACICVYCSAEEHRGHRVEKLQEASIKRKKKLRNVLQKLNTKKEKTEERVQNLEERRRKAQNKAAGEEEKVTALFIDIRRRVDDLEKRVRSEISRQEEQVSLSLTDVIQKLEIEKDELSRKMRVIEELCNMTDPLTVLQGPDTGDLCDPEERGGDEDTGDLYDPEGGGDVDTDDLYGPEEGGGDEDTSDLCDPEEGEGDEDTGDLYDPEEGGGDEDTDDLYGPEEGEGDEDTGDLYDPEEGGGDEDTGGHDGGDQGVEWFSQISHTLSNIIRGINLIYGEGPADILLDVNTAGNYILISDDLKTAASTNIIQNHPETAERFRDYNQVISGRRFSSGRHYWDVEISGSHWWRVGMCYPSIDRRGCQSYIGGNNKSWSLCGDVWYNNQCSVRYDSKMTPLPHQISSDRVRICLDYEAGQLSFYELCDPIRHLRTFTATFTEPLHAALCVCDGYIKISGG